In Rhizophagus irregularis chromosome 1, complete sequence, one genomic interval encodes:
- a CDS encoding TATA-binding protein, giving the protein MNHQAILPNTQYSAPAAFVQVHPVAVPTTPIGNGALTYPGSNMMVDEQNSSVADQTNQSQPQSVAGMVPTLQNIVATVNLDCRLDLKTIALHARNAEYNPKRFAAVIMRIREPKTTALIFASGKMVVTGAKSEDDSKLASRKYARIIQKLGFAAKFTDFKIQNIVGSCDVKFPIRLEGLAYSHGHFSSYEPELFPGLIYRMVKPKIVLLIFVSGKIVLTGAKVRQEIYDAFESIYPVLTEFRKP; this is encoded by the exons ATGAACCATCAAGCTATCCTTCCCAACACTCAATATTCAGCACCTGCTGCTTTTGTTCAAGTACATCCTGTTGCCGTACCAACGACTCCAATCGGAAATGGAGCGTTAACGTATCCTGGCTCTAACATGATGGTTGACGAACAAAACAGTAGTGTCGCTGATCAAACAAACCAGTCACAACCACAAAGCGTTGCTGGAATGGTTCCTACGTTGCA AAACATCGTCGCCACTGTCAACCTTGACTGTAGACTTGACCTCAAAACAATTGCACTTCATGCCAGAAACGCGGAGTATAATCCAAAG CGTTTCGCTGCTGTTATCATGCGTATCCGTGAACCTAAAACGACGGCCCTGATCTTTGCTTCTGGCAAGATGGTCGTCACCGGTGCTAAATCTGAAGATGACTCCAAACTTGCAAGCAGAAAATACGCTCGTATCATTCAGAAACTCGGCTTTGCTGCTAAATTTACCGATTTCAAGATTCAAAACATTGTCGGATCTTGTGATGTTAAATTCCCTATTCGTTTGGAAGGTTTAGCTTATTCTCACGGACATTTCAGCAGT tatgaACCAGAATTATTCCCAGGTCTTATTTATCGTATGGTTAAGCCTAAGATTGTACTTTTAATCTTTGTGTCCGGAAAAATTGTATTAACTGGTGCTAAA GTACGACAGGAAATTTATGATGCTTTTGAATCCATCTATCCTGTATTAACTGAATTTAGAAAGCCTTAA